From the Pseudomonadota bacterium genome, one window contains:
- a CDS encoding MFS transporter produces MKCFTKPQSSVHNLALHSGQEIARSDVNRIIVLNTALKEGLPTQKLALVKELTQRATDLAAKQARSPSPPIGCAERFEAIALSPPSSTTARTIFTPAFFVANGVHLVALTANALFILLPLYLKQTGLADWEMGAVMSGYAVAAVVARPFLGHPMDEWGRKPFILGGLIVSCASALGLLGLSQTPFAHAPLPLALLRFTLGAGVSAYFTAMVTWMADQAPPQRLAEVMGIFGLSGLVTMATGTTAATFVVEHSGFAGLFAAAAVGFALAAVLALRFDAAPPAEAAARVTPPDATPGPDASPLTVAEPTPEAADARRSGVRESLTAFRVTASKRAMRGPMLAFFMFGANSSALGTFIAPFLKSVLSDTHAVAAFFAQYTLSAAVVRLTAGRVIDRLGHATLVAPALLSLGVGIGLLALTANTATALPWPTLASLGLGLGHGVIYPSVTALTITRVSARERGKATSAITSSGDLGGIVGAVAFGAVATAFGYRTMFIATGACVALSALVFLLLERKTSRA; encoded by the coding sequence CTGAAATGTTTTACAAAACCTCAATCGTCTGTTCACAACCTGGCGCTACACTCAGGTCAAGAGATCGCGAGGTCCGACGTCAACCGCATCATCGTGCTGAACACGGCCCTGAAAGAGGGCCTGCCCACGCAGAAGCTCGCCCTCGTGAAGGAGCTCACGCAGCGCGCCACCGATCTCGCGGCGAAGCAGGCGCGGTCGCCGTCTCCCCCCATTGGCTGCGCTGAGCGCTTCGAGGCCATCGCGCTGTCCCCCCCCTCGAGCACGACCGCACGCACGATCTTCACCCCCGCCTTCTTCGTGGCCAACGGCGTGCACCTCGTCGCGCTCACCGCCAACGCGCTCTTCATCCTGCTGCCCCTCTATCTCAAGCAGACGGGGCTGGCTGACTGGGAGATGGGCGCTGTCATGTCCGGCTACGCCGTGGCGGCGGTGGTGGCGCGCCCCTTTCTGGGGCACCCCATGGATGAGTGGGGGCGAAAGCCGTTCATCCTGGGCGGCCTGATCGTGAGCTGCGCCTCCGCCCTGGGGCTGCTCGGGTTGAGCCAGACCCCCTTCGCGCACGCACCTCTTCCGCTGGCGCTGCTGCGCTTCACACTGGGCGCGGGGGTTTCGGCGTACTTCACCGCCATGGTGACGTGGATGGCCGATCAGGCGCCGCCCCAACGCCTGGCAGAGGTGATGGGCATCTTCGGGCTCTCCGGTCTGGTGACCATGGCAACCGGAACGACAGCGGCCACGTTCGTGGTCGAGCACAGCGGTTTCGCTGGCCTGTTCGCGGCGGCGGCCGTGGGGTTCGCGCTGGCGGCCGTGCTTGCGCTGCGCTTCGATGCCGCACCTCCGGCAGAAGCTGCAGCGCGCGTCACGCCTCCCGACGCAACACCAGGGCCAGACGCCTCTCCCCTCACCGTTGCCGAACCCACGCCAGAGGCCGCCGACGCGCGGCGAAGCGGCGTGCGCGAATCGCTCACCGCATTCCGCGTCACGGCCTCGAAGCGCGCGATGCGCGGGCCGATGCTGGCGTTCTTCATGTTCGGCGCGAACTCGAGCGCGCTGGGCACGTTCATCGCGCCGTTCCTCAAATCGGTCTTGTCTGACACGCACGCGGTCGCCGCGTTCTTCGCCCAGTACACCCTTTCCGCCGCGGTGGTGAGACTCACGGCCGGTCGCGTCATCGACCGCCTCGGGCACGCCACCCTCGTGGCACCGGCCCTGCTCTCACTGGGCGTGGGCATCGGCCTGCTCGCCCTCACAGCCAACACGGCAACTGCGCTGCCCTGGCCCACACTCGCCAGCCTCGGCCTGGGGCTGGGGCACGGCGTCATCTACCCGTCGGTCACCGCGCTCACCATCACGCGCGTCTCGGCGCGAGAGCGGGGAAAGGCGACGAGCGCCATCACCTCGTCGGGCGATCTGGGGGGAATCGTGGGGGCCGTCGCCTTCGGCGCGGTGGCGACCGCCTTCGGGTATCGCACCATGTTCATCGCGACCGGGGCGTGCGTGGCCCTGTCCGCGCTGGTGTTCCTCCTGCTGGAGCGCAAGACGTCCCGCGCCTGA